One Brassica napus cultivar Da-Ae chromosome A5, Da-Ae, whole genome shotgun sequence DNA window includes the following coding sequences:
- the LOC106411569 gene encoding U-box domain-containing protein 29-like, translating to MGRDETETYITVPTFFKCPISLDVMRSPVSLSTGVTYDRPSIQRWLDGGNNTCPATMQILKSKDLVPNLTLQRLIKAWSDSVGSSPAASSPDPASARGIPTVEEVNESLMRLSQEKDDEIRLEILTRIVRFVKDSEANREFLSGREDLVPMLVDIVSAVKTAKIKLAILAIKILDSIIKKCNEGDRERLSNLMLLTNGGDCLTAILLAIQRGDLESKIEAVSVLEVIASHDAKSKMMIAEREGILTELIKSISTESDPNLIEASLSFLITISKSKRVRSKLIAAKTITRIKDILLTEETISVAVTEKSLKLLEILSSKREGRSEICGGNGDCVEGVVKKMLKVSTTATEHAVTILWCLCHVFKEDKTVEETVERSNGVTKLLVVIQSNCSPMVRQMAKDLIKVLKVKSSASALAAYQTKTTHIMPF from the coding sequence ATGGGGAGAGATGAAACCGAGACGTACATTACGGTGCCTACCTTCTTCAAGTGTCCGATATCTCTCGACGTGATGAGATCTCCCGTTAGTCTCTCCACCGGCGTCACCTACGATCGTCCAAGTATCCAGCGGTGGCTCGACGGAGGCAACAACACTTGTCCCGCCACTATGCAGATTCTCAAATCAAAGGATCTCGTTCCTAACCTCACTCTCCAACGGCTTATCAAAGCCTGGTCCGATTCCGTCGGTAGTTCCCCCGCCGCTAGCTCTCCGGATCCGGCGTCTGCTCGAGGGATCCCGACGGTGGAAGAAGTGAATGAGTCGTTGATGAGACTGAGTCAAGAGAAGGACGACGAGATTCGTCTGGAGATTCTAACGAGAATCGTTCGGTTCGTTAAAGATTCGGAAGCGAACAGAGAGTTTCTCTCCGGGAGAGAGGATCTCGTGCCAATGCTCGTTGATATCGTCTCCGCCGTGAAGACGGCGAAGATCAAGCTAGCTATTCTAGCGATTAAGATTTTGGATAGTATAATCAAGAAATGTAACGAGGGAGATCGAGAACGGTTATCGAATCTGATGTTGTTGACCAACGGTGGAGATTGCTTGACGGCGATTCTCCTCGCGATTCAGCGCGGGGATCTAGAATCGAAGATCGAAGCCGTTAGTGTTTTGGAGGTTATCGCATCCCACGACGCGAAATCGAAGATGATGATCGCAGAGCGCGAGGGGATTCTAACGGAGCTAATCAAATCAATCAGCACAGAGTCGGATCCTAATTTGATCGAAGCGAGTTTATCATTCCTAATCACAATCTCGAAATCAAAACGAGTGAGATCGAAACTAATCGCGGCGAAAACGATCACGAGGATCAAGGACATTCTACTAACGGAGGAGACGATAAGCGTCGCGGTGACGGAGAAGTCTCTGAAGCTGTTGGAGATACTATCGTCAAAGCGGGAAGGTAGATCGGAGATTTGCGGCGGAAACGGAGATTGCGTGGAGGGAGTGGTGAAGAAGATGTTGAAAGTATCGACGACGGCGACGGAGCACGCCGTCACGATTTTGTGGTGTTTGTGCCACGTGTTTAAGGAAGATAAGACGGTGGAGGAGACGGTGGAGAGAAGTAACGGCGTGACGAAGCTGTTAGTGGTGATTCAGAGTAATTGCTCGCCGATGGTGAGACAAATGGCGAAGGATCTGATAAAGGTTTTGAAGGTTAAGTCATCTGCTTCCGCTTTGGCTGCTTACCAGACCAAGACCACTCATATTATgccattttga
- the LOC106415846 gene encoding protein MKS1, whose translation MDPSDYLTGNNPSDQQNQKRQLQIYGPRPSPLSVHKDSHKIKKPPKHPAPPPQHHHRDQAPLYAPREPVVIYAVSPKVVHTTTSDFMNVVQRLTGISAGVFHESGNGGDVSPAARLAATENASPRGGKEPTAAAKEETVEIAMAMEEAAEFSGYAPGILSPSPAMLPTASAGIFSPGWFSPSGLMSPFILYSPSYASLVASPTFADVFSSHIWDL comes from the coding sequence ATGGATCCGTCGGATTATTTAACCGGCAATAATCCTTCCGACCAACAGAACCAGAAACGACAGCTTCAGATCTACGGTCCTCGTCCTTCCCCTCTCAGCGTCCACAAAGACTCTCACAAGATCAAGAAACCTCCCAAGCACCCTGCTCCGCCTCCTCAGCATCATCACCGCGACCAAGCTCCGCTCTACGCTCCTCGAGAGCCGGTGGTTATCTACGCCGTCTCCCCGAAAGTCGTGCACACCACAACCTCCGATTTCATGAACGTCGTCCAGCGACTCACCGGAATCTCTGCCGGGGTCTTCCACGAATCCGGAAACGGCGGAGATGTGTCACCGGCGGCGAGACTCGCCGCGACGGAGAATGCTAGCCCGAGAGGAGGAAAGGAACCGACGGCGGCGGCTAAAGAAGAGACGGTGGAAATCGCTATGGCTATGGAAGAAGCAGCTGAGTTCAGTGGCTATGCTCCGGGAATACTCTCGCCGTCTCCGGCTATGCTGCCGACGGCTTCCGCCGGAATATTCTCGCCGGGATGGTTTTCTCCGTCAGGATTAATGAGCCCGTTTATTCTTTATAGTCCTAGTTATGCTAGTTTGGTTGCTTCACCAACGTTTGCTGATGTCTTTAGTAGTCATATTTGGGATCTTTAG
- the LOC106415845 gene encoding uridylate kinase — translation MAIPLPLTSYSPISTSSSIPRTSFVPLTPRHRNFFSEQNFSRRVLISCSSSSSSNNGSTPESMNGSGLKGQSSFPGMPSFDGTTSKPPVKWRRVLLKVSGEALAGDEEQNIDPKVTMAIAREVAAVTRLGIEVAIVVGGGNIFRGSTWAGCSGLDRSSADYIGMLATVMNAIFLQATMESIGIPTRVQTAFRMSEVAEPYIRRRAIRHLEKGRVVIFAAGTGNPFFTTDTAAALRCAEINAEVVLKATNVDGVFDDDPKRNPNARLHESLTYQEVTSKDLSVMDMTAITLCQENNIPVVVFNLSEPGNIAKAIKGERVGTLIGGTWNSTVAAT, via the exons ATGGCGATTCCGTTGCCCCTCACTTCCTACTCCCCAAtctcaacttcttcttctattcCCCGAACCTCTTTCGTCCCTCTCACGCCTCGCCATCGTAATTTCTTCTCCGAACAGAACTTCAGTAGGCGCGTACTTATCAGCTGCTCTTCGTCTTCGTCATCGAACAACGGTTCAACTCCAGAGTCCATGAACGGGAG TGGGTTAAAGGGGCAGTCATCGTTTCCTGGAATGCCTTCCTTTGATGGAACAACATCTAAGCCACCGGTTAAGTGGAGAAGGGTTTTGCTTAAAGTCAGTGGAGAAGCTCTTGCTGGAGACGAGGAGCAGAATATCGATCCAAAG gttACTATGGCGATTGCAAGGGAGGTTGCAGCAGTGACTCGTCTTGGCATTGAG GTTGCGATTGTTGTTGGAGGAGGAAACATCTTCCGTGGATCCACCTGGGCTGGGTGCAGTGGCCTTGACCGCTCCTCTGCTGATTACATCGG GATGCTGGCAACTGTGATGAACGCAATATTTCTCCAAGCGACAATGGAGAGCATCGGCATCCCAACACGTGTTCAAACCGCTTTCCGCATGTCGGAAGTCGCAGAGCCTTACATCAGAAGACGAGCCATTAGACATCTAGAAAAAGGCAGGGTTGTGATATTCGCAGCCGGAACAGGCAATCCGTTCTTCACTACCGATACTGCAGCAGCTCTTCGATGTGCCGAGA TTAACGCAGAAGTAGTACTGAAAGCAACAAATGTAGATGGAGTCTTCGACGATGATCCCAAGAGAAACCCAAACGCTCGCCTCCACGAGTCACTAACTTACCAAGAAGTAACCTCAAAGGATCTCTCCGTGATGGATATGACTGCTATCACTTTGTgccaagaaaacaacatcccaG TTGTGGTCTTTAATCTGTCTGAGCCTGGAAACATCGCGAAGGCCATCAAAGGAGAGAGAGTTGGTACATTGATTGGAGGAACATGGAACTCTACTGTTGCAGCCACATGA
- the LOC106413922 gene encoding uncharacterized protein LOC106413922 → MDTEKGYPRGFRADSIRSETGRGSFRSDSMQFDEPHELPQENSTNLVLFKHIDSGNLEATKDFLDRNPEAITASLTSNGDRPIHKAVLSGHIKIVEEIVKRIHDPVQELVIKNDDGYTALAYAATGGIVRIAECLVKKCPRLVSVRNAKEHIPIVLASLYGHKDLVRYLYKHTLLSDLDPCDELDEHKGKNGAMLVTNCIVDGLYGIALDLIQRYPKLAYTRDSDNDTAIIALAQTPCAFPSGTHLAFWQRWVYSCIHIEKINNPHNGLNDHHHQYRKPQDHNWIQEKLLKYLRFFFPHIRKVYKLKLGHAQAKEILNCICQEIPNFDATQQKNAGLNQALFKAVENGIVEYIEEVMKHYPDIVWFKDNYGLNLFFYAVSHRQEKIFSLIYKMGAKKNILATAWDKLHNNMLHHAAYKAPVSRLNLIPGAALQMQRELQWFKEVERLVQPKHRKMVNLKQKKTPQALFKDQHKELVDQGEKWMKDTATSCTVVAALITTMMFSSAFTVPDSYNGQGRLFMIFLISDAISLFTSCMSLLMFLGILKSRYREEDFLRSLPTKLIVGLATLFLSMTTMMVSFVVTLMTLVRGKTPWVSAQFMVLAVVPIGMFGVLQFPVLLEIFCSTYFPRVFDKPRESRRVSKLFWRK, encoded by the exons ATGGATACCGAAAAAGGCTATCCCAGAGGTTTCAGAGCCGACAGTATACGATCAGAAACCGGCCGTGGTAGCTTCCGGTCAGATAGTATGCAGTTCGATGAGCCGCACGAGCTACCACAAGAGAATTCGACTAATCTCGTCCTCTTCAAGCACATAGACAGTGGTAACTTGGAAGCCACGAAAGATTTCTTGGACCGAAACCCTGAGGCTATAACCGCAAGTTTAACCTCTAACGGAGACAGACCGATCCACAAAGCTGTTTTGTCTGGTCACATCAAGATCGTGGAAGAGATCGTTAAACGAATTCACGATCCAGTGCAAGAGTTGGTGATCAAGAACGATGACGGTTACACGGCGCTTGCTTATGCTGCGACAGGTGGGATTGTCAGAATCGCAGAGTGTTTGGTGAAGAAATGCCCTCGTTTGGTTAGTGTTCGGAATGCTAAAGAACATATACCGATCGTGCTGGCTTCCTTATACGGTCACAAAGATTTGGTTCGGTATCTTTACAAGCACACACTACTCAGTGATCTTGATCCTTGTGATGAGTTAGATGAACACAAGGGCAAGAACGGAGCGATGCTCGTGACAAACTGTATTGTCGATGGACTATATG GTATTGCTTTGGATCTGATTCAGAGGTATCCTAAGCTGGCTTATACTAGAGACAGCGATAACGATACAGCGATCATTGCACTTGCTCAAACGCCTTGTGCGTTCCCTAGCGGTACCCATCTTGCGTTTTGGCAACGTTGGGTATATTCTT GTATTCACATAGAGAAGATTAATAACCCTCATAACGGTCTGAATGATCATCACCATCAATACAGGAAACCACAAGATCATAATTGGATTCAAGAGAAACTGTTAAAATACCTCAGATTTTTTT TTCCACACATAAGAAAAGTATACAAACTAAAGCTAGGGCATGCTCAAGCCAAAGAGATACTAAACTGTATCTGCCAAGAGATACCTAACTTTGACGCCACTCAACAGAAGAATGCTGGTCTCAACCAAGCTCTCTTCAAGGCGGTAGAGAATGGTATTGTCGAGTATATCGAGGAAGTGATGAAGCATTATCCTGATATCGTATGGTTCAAAGATAATTATGGTCTTAACCTCTTTTTCTATGCGGTAAGCCATAGGCAAGAGAAGATCTTTAGCCTCATTTACAAAATGGGCGCCAAGAAAAACATCCTTGCTACAGCTTGGGACAAACTCCATAATAATATGCTTCATCACGCCGCGTATAAAGCCCCAGTTTCAAGGCTTAATCTCATTCCTGGTGCTGCTCTTCAGATGCAAAGAGAACTACAGTGGTTTAAG GAAGTGGAGAGGCTAGTGCAACCGAAGCATCGAAAAATGGTTAACTTGAAGCAGAAGAAAACTCCACAGGCTCTCTTTAAAGACCAGCACAAGGAGCTAGTGGACCAAGGAGAGAAGTGGATGAAAGACACAGCCACTTCTTGCACAGTCGTCGCAGCTCTGATCACCACAATGATGTTCTCCTCCGCCTTTACTGTCCCCGATAGTTACAACGGCCAGGGCAGACTCTTCATGATCTTCCTAATCTCAGACGCTATATCTCTCTTCACCTCATGCATGTCTCTGCTCATGTTCCTCGGCATTCTTAAGTCTCGTTACCGCGAGGAGGACTTCCTTAGATCGCTTCCGACGAAACTGATCGTGGGTCTTGCGACTTTGTTTCTCTCGATGACGACAATGATGGTGAGTTTTGTCGTGACGCTTATGACTCTGGTTAGAGGGAAAACGCCGTGGGTTTCGGCTCAGTTTATGGTTCTCGCGGTTGTCCCGATTGGGATGTTCGGTGTTCTTCAGTTTCCTGTGCTACTTGAGATCTTCTGCTCGACTTACTTCCCTAGAGTTTTTGATAAACCTCGCGAGTCTCGGCGAGTGTCTAAGCTCTTCTGGAGAAAATAA